The Dromaius novaehollandiae isolate bDroNov1 chromosome 4, bDroNov1.hap1, whole genome shotgun sequence genome contains the following window.
TCCCTGATGACTTCCAGTGTATCCGTATCTATGTATTCTTGTGTATTTCATGGCAAGTGTACATCATTTTGGGAAGAGCGTTGGTCGTGTGTGGCATTCAGAGTGGTAATTGTTGGAAAGAACTCTGACGTGTGTAACCCGGAGGAAACTGGTTGCAGCAGAGATCTAGACAGCTATACGTACCATGACATCAGGAATACCGACACAGTCAATGGCAAAATCCACACCACCGTTTGTCATTTCAGCTATAAGCTCCTGAATGGGCTGTCTGAGATCTTGAGGGTTAAGGCAATCAGTCGCTCCCAGCTTTTTAGCTAGTGGAAATTTGTCTTTGTTGATGTCAATCCCCAAAATTTTAGAAGCTCCAGCAGCTTTACAGCCCATGACAGCTGAAAGGCCAACGCCTCCCAAGCCAAAGACAGCACAGGTGGAACCCGGCTCAACCTGCAGCAGGGAGAAAGATTATGAAATGGCTTTAGTGTGCgacagaaaaatgacttttttcataaAGCCCTCTGATGTCAGACTTGTGTCATGAAGTGCATGGGTTGCatacaactatatttttacttaaACTTTCTACTGCAGAACAAAACACTGTGAAAGAGAAAGTCTACCTGGGTACTTTATAGTGAGGCTCCTGCTTCCTGCCTCAAGTAAACAACATAGCTCAGGTGTGACTCCATGTGTTGACTAAGTTTTCATTCTGTTCACCAAAAATGTGAAAGGTTTAAAGCAGAGGAAACCTAAAGTTTGAAACTATGAGACTTGTAAGCTTTCAGtatacttctgttttaaaaaagggAACAGTACAAATGGTTTGTACAATCGGTCACGTAAAACTATGAAAACACCCATGGCAatacactgggggggggggggaacagtgGTCTACTTTTATTCCTTCACTTCATTAAACTGTGTTGTACTATACATGTAAACTTTATGTCAAATGTTTCACATACTacttaaaaaatctttaaagctAGTTTTCCTTGCGTTTGTCACATGAATAGATCCACTGAACTCAGTGGACTCACATTAGGCACAAGTTTCTAGAATGAGTTCAAAGAGTGTAGAAGCAACATTGCTCAGGTGAACAGAAGCTTACCTGTAAGCTGCTTACCTGTGCGGTATTGATGGCAGCTCCATAGCCAGTGGAAAATCCACAACCAATCAGACAAACTTTGtccagaggagcagcagcatcaATTTTGGCAAGAGAGCTTTCTGACACAACAGTGTACTCCGAGAAGGTGCTAGTCCCCATGAAGTGATAAAGGGGCTTCCCTTTGCAGGTGAATCTACTCGTCCCATCAGACATCACGTCTTGATCTGAAATCGGTGTTTTAACCTTGCTACAAGTACACAAAAAAAGGACAGGAATTCACGCGTCGCTAGCTCTGGCTGGTGCTTCTCCCTCCGTTCTGCCTTGTGAGGCTCTCTGCTGCCAATAGCAGTCCTCTCTTGACCAAAGACCACTGCTTCTGTCAGACTGTGAGTTGGTCTTTCCAGAATTAACTCCCTGAAAGTTAATTACTTGTGGTTCCTACCTGATCTTCTCACAAAGGTTGGTCTTAGGGTTCAAACAGAACTTGCAGTGGCCGCACTGAGGCATGTAGAGGGGAATAACCTTGTCACCTAAAAACAGTAATTGTAAAGGtaatatttctttaaagctaTTGCAATTGCTGATATTTTAACCCTGAAATCTCAGTCATAGACCTAATCCTGCAAGTCCTCCATGCATAGAACTCCCCTAGGATTGGGTCACATGCAGGTCTACTTTTTTAttagttcttcaatcttttcttagCTAGAGGTCTTCACTAGTATAACTCCGGAGTTTGACCGTCCGGTGTACGACAGCATGACCTGAATTAGCATAGCCTGAAAACCAGCAGAGAGACTCAAAGAGAGGGTAAGCAAGCAAGGTGGCTAATTTTAGCTTCTGCATTCAGATGATTTTGAACAGTGATGcagagaaacaggaagaaatatgCACCGCAGTGTTGTCACATGGAATGTTGTGTGGGGTCAGAGAGGCAACAGAAAAGCAGGACTGTATGCTGTTATAACTGGTCAAATGGAAGTGGCAAGGGTCCATGTATTTTGCTCGTAAATCACTTGTTGCCAAGAGGCATCAATGTCAGAATCTGCTCCTCCAGTGCCGTGAGTGGAGAAGACAGTTTGGACTAGGGCTGTCAGAAAGAGTAGGGAAGAAAATACTAAAAGCAGGTGGGCACGGCACGGGTGGGAATGCAATGTGTTTCAATGAAAGGCACTGTGGAGATCGCTCTTTTCTTAATTGCAGacattaatattattttgttGAAGCGTCAGTTTTGTCTTTGATTGCAGAtttatgtttctgttctttctcttctgtctttttaCGATGACTGAAATGATGGGTGTCCGGTAGTACCCCAGTGAGTTGGAAGGACAGTGAAGCTTCATAAATTCTGAATATTGCAATCTTACCGTCGCTTTCCAAGTCAGAAttggtgttgggggggggaaTGTTTTGGGGGGGGAATGTTCATTTTAGTCACCTTCCGTGAACAATTAATTGTTTCAGCAATATGTTATGCAGTTTAAACAGGGTAACTCTGACTTCAGCACGTTCACACCAGCATGTAACTAGCCTTCCAGAGTGGGCTTAAATGTTGTGtgatgaaaaaaatctccatacCTGGTTTAAATTTAGTAACTCCTTGTCCAATGCTCTCCACTATTCCAGCTCCCTCGTGGCCCAGGATCACTGGGAAAACACCCTCCTTGAAACTAGGATTGACAGCATGATGATCTGTGCGGCATACACCAGTGGCAACAATCTGCAAGGGAATGACACTTACACCGCATGTGTGTCGTGAAGCATTGCAGCTATGACTTCAGAAAAATTAGAGGGGTGGTCTTGGTGGACCAGTCACCATAATGGGTGAGAAATCCAAGCTATTGCCTTCAGGATAGAGAGTACTAGCGAATCACGGGTTGTGCACGATGAAATATCTTTCAAAGCGTtttgcagaaaatgcttttttcctggaGCATGTAATATGGAAAAATGTAAACCTCAAGCGTTAAAATCCAGGAAGCTcttacatttcctttcttccaaaaCTAAACCTAATTATTACGGTGTTTTGCCTGCTTGCATCCTTTGGTTTTAGTTAAGAAAAAGACATGGAGTGCTCTACATGCGTCTTTGCATCACGTCTTTGATAGAGCGCGCTAGTGAGTCTCGTCAGTCTTGTTCAAATGTAAGAGCACTTGGATTGAATTGCTGCTACATTGCTCTGTTTTTACTCTGGTCAGTCCATCTAGGTGACTTACCTTTACTCTAACTTCGTGGTCTTTTGGGGGGGGACACTTCAATTTCCTCGATAGCCAAAGGCTTCCCTGCTTCCCAGGCGACAGCCGCCTTGCATTTAATAACCTGGGAGGAGGGGAACATGTTTTAGATTTAGAGATTTTACATTACTGCTTTCATTTAAAGAGTCTGTTTCTCACCACATTCATACTTTGCAGTTCAGGAGTAATTGTTTAAAAAACTGTGTTCTTGCATTGTTATACCTGAAGTCCAAATTAGGGCCCATGCCATGTTCAGTCAGTATGAAATCGAGACATTCCTTACACTTGGGAATACTATATTTGAGAAGCGAGATGGAGAGCTGAATTCAGAAAGAAGGAAATTTGCATTGTCTGTAAAAGAccattaattttccttttgttgtAATTTGCCTTTCTTCCATTCCATCCATCCGTATTTTCCATTTGTCTAGCAGCAGAGGTGTTATTTTTGCCGGTTACAAGTGGTGTATATTGTTGTAATCATCATGTTGAAAATTCTTGAGACCCCTGTTCCCTGTTGGGCAAAACGGTATGAGGACAAGGGAGtcaggtcagaggagcctgcaggctgtgcCTGAAGTGCTTGTCTCCATGCTAATCCCCTCTGTATTGAGCTCCAGGAATCGCCAAGGCTGTGGCCAAGGGAGCAGTTTTGTATGTGAAGCTCTGACTCAACCCCTGAGAAGCTCTTTTCCCACCAGGGAGGTTTCCATGGGAAGGATGTGAAGTACAGTTGATTGAAGTAGTGGTAACTACACAGCGACAGTCATGCTGTCGGGGCAAGGGAAAAAATGCCCGTTCTCTGCACAGTACTTTCAGATGCTGAGGGTCAGCTGGTATTAAAGCTCTTTTCCTGACTCTTTTCTGCTGTGTCCTGGATGCCTCCTCCTTGAGGGAAGGAAGGGATTGACTGTAAAGCAGAGGTTCAAGCCAGCCACAGCATTTTAGTgctatttttcctcctctgtgatAGCACTTAGGTGTTTATCACTCCCTGCTTAGGAAAAGCTTTTGTGTGTTGACCTAAGTGAGAGTCTAATGTGTTGACCTAAGTGAGTGGGTAGACTGTAAGATGTGGCGCTATAGTTGTGTTTATCATTACCTGAAACAAGACCCCAAATTTACTCCTCTCATGGTGCATGAGCATGTGATGAGTTTCTAGGCAGACAGCTGTATTGTGAAGCACGGGCAGCTCTGAACACACAGGACAGAAAATAtgtttctaggggaaaaaaaacctcttgacTTCTTTGGATTTTAAATGCTGACGTGAGCTAAGGCAATCCAAATGCATTGTGTGTAAGGACGGAGCTGGTATTAATTAGGATCGTAAGACTAGAGTCCGTGTGCAGAAGAATGCATGTGCATCCTTTCAACTCACCTTTCAGGCTTCTTCACTGAGCAAGCTTTAGGGTTGCTAGGACCTGCTCTAGGATCGAATTAATCCCTtgcacagagaaacagagagattCATATTCATCAGTTTGTTTCTGCAGAGGTTAAGGCAACATTGGTGCTCCCATTTTAACACCTGGATAATTACAGAAATGGTATTTTCCTAGCCAAAAATCTTTAAAGATATTGGCTGAAGTTGTGGACCAGCTGAATTTGTTTATTTGAGCTCCCTTTTTTGAGGGACCCCAGACACTGCTGTATTTAGAACAAAATGAATGGGGTGCCTTTGTTCTGGGCACCTCTGCGCCTGGGTTCCTCTAAACATAGCTTAGAAGAGATGCTCAAAATGCAAATCTTGCATGAGTGACACCGTTCTTTTCTTTTAACCAGAGAAGCATCAGAACCATTGACTGAtgattaatgacattttaaatgacagatattttcagtgatttggggtgaactttttttttaatccttcatgTGTGGAGGATTGGAGTGCACAGCTGTTGAGTAATGGCTGTGCAATGGGGAAAGTTTGGGTAGCAGCTGTGTTGACCCAAGGCTTGATAGGGGAGTTTCTGTGAACCTCAGTTGCTTCTACTCTGTATCTCTTGGAGACTCTTCAGCTAGTACAAATCAAATGGAGACTGGGTGTAGAGTACTACCAGCTGCGAATGGGAACTTCTTATTCTAGGTATGCATTCAGTCTCCCTTGCACTCACCTGTTGCAAGGTACAGTGCAGTGATGACTAACTGGATAAAGTGCATTTAAAAGGCTACCTTAACGCATCATGACAGAGAGGTCAGTATTTGACAGCTGAGACTGTGCCAAGTgcagcagagaaacaagaaacCTCTGTAATGAATTCACTGTAGCACTGTTGAGATTCAACAGCTTAGGATCTTGCTGCAGAAAGATAATCGTTTGCAGTTCCAAGGACTAGAAAGATTAAATGACTATCTTATGCAGGAGatttcttatttatattttctgtatttgtaagTAAACGCGGCACCTTCTCAGCTGAGGGGTCCTtggacatttttttccttttctctcgtATATGAATGATGATATCAGCGTTGTTTGCATGGAAACTTTACTACTTATTTTAGTAAGATCTACATCAAGCCCTTTATTGACTAAAACTTTCATGACCTAACCTCACACTCAACAAGTACTCCAGATGCATTCTGTGTAGATGAAGTTTAAGCTGCTTTAAACAATAAAGAAGTGGCTTGTATGTATCTAGGCATGTAGCCAGACAAAAGTTTAGccctttgggaaaagaaaaattacttattCTGGACTGTATAATATTGCAATTGTAATTTTGGTATTATAGAAAGATTTTAAATATGCAATTTACTGAAATGTCACAGTAACTTGGGAAAGGGGTAAGACTTAAGGGAACATTTCAGTGTATCCCTATGACCACCTTGTTCTGTGTAACCTTAGTTTAGGTCCTATTACTGATTTGTAGATTTGATGGAAATGTGACATGAACTGGAGGCTTTTTGTTCAGAATTCATCCTTTAAATCCTGAAATACACCTTATAGGAACAACTATGCTAGTCAAATATGCAACCCCGCtgaaacaatatttttgaaatgaCAGAATTTCTAGTTAGTATTTTGTCCTGTTACAGGACTCCCTTAGGAGAGTGATCCAACa
Protein-coding sequences here:
- the LOC135328154 gene encoding LOW QUALITY PROTEIN: all-trans-retinol dehydrogenase [NAD(+)] ADH4-like (The sequence of the model RefSeq protein was modified relative to this genomic sequence to represent the inferred CDS: deleted 1 base in 1 codon), translating into MSTEGKVIKCKAAVAWEAGKPLAIEEIEVSPPKRHEVRVKIVATGVCRTDHHAVNPSFKEGVFPVILGHEGAGIVESIGQGVTKFKPGDKVIPLYMPQCGHCKFCLNPKTNLCEKISKVKTPISDQDVMSDGTSRFTCKGKPLYHFMGTSTFSEYTVVSESSLAKIDAAAPLDKVCLIGCGFSTGYGAAINTAQVEPGSTCAVFGLGGVGLSAVMGCKAAGASKILGIDINKDKFPLAKKLGATDCLNPQDLRQPIQELIAEMTNGGVDFAIDCVGIPDVMKAAFESTTVGWGTFVIVGVAVSEQSIPVSPMQLIMGRKIKATFFGGWKSVNSVPKLVSDYMAKKFDLDALVSHTLPFEKISDAFDLMITGKRKKHDEWSSWALLHNLPSQAGSSI